Within Channa argus isolate prfri chromosome 4, Channa argus male v1.0, whole genome shotgun sequence, the genomic segment gtgCCAGATGACTACTCCATGGTCGACCCAGAACACAAACTCATCTACCGCTTCATAAGAACGCTCTTCAGCTCTGCACAGCTCACCGCCGAGTGTGCGATTGTCACTCTGGTGAGTTCACAACACCATAATGACATCACCAGAGTCTGGGGCCGTGACACACACCGAGTTGACGTGAAAAACTACCTTTGACTAAACTAACAGTGCTTAGCAGCACTAGGCTGATGGAAACTCTGACAATCTTACTGTCGGCTTGGTTTGGCCCCAAGATCTCATTCCCATCGCTGTTGTGTCTGGAATTGGGTTCTGTTTCAGGTGTACCTGGAAAGGCTCTTGACCTATGCTGAGATGGATATCTGTCCTTCCAACTGGAAGCGCATTGTCCTTGGTGCCATCCTGCTGGCTTCCAAGGTCTGGGACGACCAGGCTGTCTGGAACGTTGACTACTGCCAGATCCTCAAAGATATCACTGTGGAGGACATGTGAGTGGTAACTCATCATTTGTAACAACAGGGCAACCTGTTGCTGACCATTGTTGTGACAAACTCTCggatttgttcattttctgcaggaatGAGATGGAGCGCCACTTTCTTGAGCTGCTCCAGTTTAACATCAATGTTCCAGCGAGTGTCTATGCCAAGTATTACTTTGATCTCCGCTCACTGGCTGACGACAATAATCTTAATTTCCCTTTGGAGCCGCTCAGCAACAAGCGGGCGCAAAAACTGGAGGTGAGTTTGTCCAAGGCTGTTGTCACACTGCAGGCAAAGCATTTAACATGCGTTCAAAATGTTTTTCGCTTTCACTAAACGGAGGTTTTCTGTCTTTAAGTACTGTTAATATCTGTTGGGAAATCTGGGTTTAGTTTTGGCGTCTCTCCAGGTTTTGCTGTTTGGGCACTAACGGTTGTGTACTTACTTGTCTCTAGGCCATCTCCAGGCTGTGCGAGGACAAGTACAAGGACCTGAGTAAATCAGCAATGAGGAGGTCTGTCAGTGTAGACAACCTCGTCGGCATCAAGAACTCCCCGGCTGTGCTGTCGTAAAATTCAAGAGGGCGGGAAACAAGGTTCAGACGGAAGCTACAGGATGTGATGCCATGCTCAGTACATTAATGAAGTTTCCAAATTAGATGACACTAATAtcagtaacttttttttatataaaatacaaaatgttacatgttGACTTTGGGGAGggacccaaaacaaaacactgtaccTTACAGTAtcttgaaaaacacaaatccaGTCTGTATGTGTTCATTACAAAGAGCTTCGTGTATTTGCCTTTACAGCATGGTAATTTGGTGAACTATTGTGCAGactgtcacattttctttttcaaatggtGAATATCTAACTTTGGAAGGCATTAGCATGTAAATGCTTCCAAAAGCAACACAAACTGAGGAGCCCTTCCtcattattcttatttttttttttttttaaatatgtctaTTTATCGATCAGTCTTTTGGGGAGTAATTCTTTCTGGCTTTAGTCCTTTTCTCTCAACCATCCATGTCCCCTCTCCTTTATTCAGATGATAACAACCTGTCATGAGCTACCCCGTGGTGTAGTTCAGCACATGGACAACGTGTAGACTGTTTTGCTTACTATGTAGGCCCCTATAGCTGTGAAATGTACAACTCTtcaattaaatcaaataaatttcAGTGATAGTGGAAATACTGCTTTGATagtgactttatttttatttttttggtttattaagGTAATGAAGATCGCTGAGGAGAAATCAGCAAGCAGCACCACTTGTTTCATAAAAATGGGTCTGTGTCATTGTAGTTAAAGGACTTTGACAATGcgatttgtattttaatttggagCCACATTGCAGTACAAAATCATAGAAACAGTGAAAAGTCGGGTCCTGGTGGCCAATTAATGTCTCGTTCTCTCTGAACCACTCGCAGTTGCACAATTTAAGCCCTATCCTGAAATATGGCCATGCCATCAGTAAAGAAAGCATTAATTAATGGAAAAACCTGGTCACCCGGTTTATTCAGGTAGTCAGCTACTCATTGAAATTAGGGCTGACTAACCTGTTATTTGATGAGACACATTAGTCACTGCAATAATTATCAAAGGGATGGCTCATGGCTATTTGCTTAGTTAAATACGtgcgtttttgttttgtttttgcccgGCAATGTACATATTAATGTTGTGTAACCAAAATTTAGGGCGGCTATAAAGTAATATCCACCTTCGCTTTATTAACTGAGTGAATCTGTGCCATTTCAGAgttaaaatgttatgtaaaaaGATGTGCAATGCAAAATAATTCAGCCTTTTCTCCACCTTGTCTTCCTTTTCAGGTGTAGCGTTAGACTTTGACAAGCTGATTGCATTTTGGTTGTTGGCCTCATGGAGGCACTAGATGCTTGATTTTTCCAGGCAGACGCTCTACAGTGCACACACCACCCACAGGTTTATGACCACAGATGTTGCACAATAAGGGCTTGAGTTCAGGTTCATCCCTTTAGGTTGAAAAGCAGAAAACCCCACTATCTAGCAAACAAATCTATACACTACTGTAAGTAGTGTTTTGATAATATTTTTGATCATAAatgatattttatatgtttattctACAGTTTAATTGCTACAGTTTTACTCAAAAACCTTTTAATGTGGCTTTTGTATAGTTTGAAAACCCTCAGGTCCACAAGTTCTTCCATCTGAGTGGCAGGTGAGATACAGGTAGTAGCCGCTATATTTCAATTATTGCGCTTTTGGCACTTCTTGTTGAAAGAGCTTTATCTCATCTTAAACACAATTATTTCATTACGATTTTAAATCTTGCATAGACTAAAGGTTGGCACTTGTTTAATTGCCGGAACAAGATGAATAGATGGACAATGGATGGTAATAATAATCTAAATGTGACCACGAATGTCTTGTTTGACTTGAAATACATTGCACATTTCTTCTATAgtgtaaaaatgattttcacTGCATAAAAATAAGTAAGTAGATAGTGGAGATGTACTAGAGAGCATTATAAGAAAAGGtagttctaaagttttggccaccctatttaaaatgaatgaggtttAGAGACGCCTCTTCTAATAAGGCAtccactacccactttaaaCTAATAATACTTATTGGTGTTAATAATCGTAAACACGTATCACCTTGTGTGatgtcacctttctgacagtttaaacttTACAATTCAGACATGATAAGCTTgtaaaaaagtagaatttatggcagagctgctgcactgAATTCCATTAGATTATACAGGTGTACTTAAGAAAGTGGCCGGTGAGTCAGTGAGTGTCTGTTTCAAGTGGGATTTCTCTGCTATAGCTGAATGAATCGGAGGAGTTGCTGGACGCACAATTGTGGTGCCCATTTAAAACCACAGAGAGGCAGTGTTGCAGCGTTTAAGACAAACCTGCCTGGCTGCAGGTGTTAAATTAGCCCGTGTGTTAATGCGACATCCTCCCCAACTCTCCTGAGCTCATACAGCCGGCTAGTATCATCGTCAGACTGGAGAATGCAGATAGACACATCCAGGCGTCTTTTATCTGAAGGACGAAGAATCACACATGGCAATTAACTGTGTGTTACTGATGATGATGTAATGCTGAAATGGCAATATTGACCGGTTGGCATTTTTCCCACTGAAAAAGGCACGTTGGATGGTAGGATGAAAAGCATACGATGGGGGAGTTCATTTAAATTAGACGGTCCCTTTGGAAATGTAGTGCGTAGTAAGTGTGGTGTGTTAATCTTTTTGAGCGCAGGTTTGAGAGCATTTAACTTCTGGACAAAATGTGCACCACCCACCGTGTAATTAGTACCTGCATTTTGTTAAGCTCCTATCAGTGTAGGTACATGAAATCTGTCATAATCTGAAaagaatagtgtgtgtgtgtgtgtgtgtgtgtgtgtgtcctgtagGGATCACAGTGCCAGTGCAGCTTCATTAATCTCTCAGCATCATGGGACTTGTCTGAACTCTAAAGAGGGCTATAGAGAACATGCTCGCCCTCCAGGGAGACACTCCGTTTACCCTCCACACACTCAGGTCACTCCTCATATCACACACTCTTAAGCTGTGCAATGTCAAAGCCTCCATTATAGGCCTGAAAGAGCTCAACTGCTGCCACTGAACCGCACATAATGTCCAGATTTGCGtttgcatatttgtgtttgtacatgcaTGAAGAAGGGACGGTGAGAGCCTGCTGAATGTGTTGTGGGAATTCTCAACTGTgcataaataattatttcaccTCAGCGATGAATAGAAAGTCACACAATACTGATTACACTGCAAAGCATGTCGTCGATGCTGCTAGTTAAAAGATGCCTACTTGcttttttggttctagtttgggtggtacatgtaactgaatgccattaaaccATGAAACCCCTCCAATTTCCCTACAATCCccaatgaaaaactcctccaggtgatgtcatccggagggGTTTTTCCagttagaagcagagaaatgttttaacacaAGGAAGTCAGtgggaaatttaaaagcattaatgtacattcacaccttaactaaagccatagagagcaagtggaaaattggtgaagtcgccctttaagtcTCCTGGCACATTTGAAGTTGGTGCAGTGCAGACAGTGAGTACGATAAAGAGTCCGAGCAAACACTCGTGGACCGTGATGGTGATTAAAGGTGTCACACGTACTACAGCGTGCATGTTAATGTGGGAAATATGAATAAGCTTGGTCCTgtatttttttcaccttttactTTGTGTATCAATGCCTAGTCCGAACTCCGATGGCGCACAGCTTCTATCTCGGGTTTGTCAGCCCACTGTTTCTACTACTGAGCTGGCACAAAAAGAAGTGGTAGACCGCTGGTTTGTCTCTCCTCTAATGAGCTTGGGTGTAGCGTTGAAGCATCGTGTTTTGTGCCCCCGGCTCCTGGCATTAGGAAATAAAATACCAGGGCAGCCAGTTTGTCAGCGTTAATCCAGACATTAGACGGATTCTAGGAGCCAGCATGGTTCAAAGCAGGGCCAAACGCACCTCCTCTCCTGCTCACATTAAATGACCCTTTAATATGAGTAGGGGagaggaggggaaggggctTAAAGAACTCCCTTCCTCGTCCCAAAGCTTACTGCAGGCCTCCTCATTAAAATAGTAGATAAAAGAGAGTGACCTTACATGCGCCTCTGTGATTGCAAAGTACATCCCTCACTGCTGTGCCGTGCCGTGCCGTGCCGTGCCGTGCCGTGCTGGGTCCGCAGTCTTTTTCACATTGGCTCTAATTAAAATCTCAAAGACATCCATACACATGTTTTCATTTGCGCAGCATTCGAAAGAAGTGCTGTCTCTCCTGAGTCAGGGCGATTTTCCTGCAAGCTGCAGACATTCGGATTTTTAGacagtgtgtgcagtgtgtacAAAATGCAGTCATGCTGTGCGTTCGACCCCATGGCACAGTTATTATCAATATAATATACAGTGAGGGTGAAATGCTTTTAGTATCTAATGCCCAACCACAGCAGGGCACACTGGAACAGGAAAACTCTCACTATGCTGCCCAGGACAGCATAGTGTGACCCGTCCAGTGTCCTCTGTGAGGGACATACAGCGAGTGTCTCTCTTCCTCATGTCTGACTTGTTCATACTTGAATGTTCTCAACCTACTTATTTCTTTTCCCCCCAAACATCcattttaaaagtacaatatcCACATTTAGCGGTGCAGCACTCTTTAACTTCTTTCTTGTAATGTTTAGGCACCATGTTTAGTTGGGGATCTTTCTAACTGGTCATATTGATAATGATTTTTATTCCTAATGTTACTCGCTTCCTGCTTTCCACAGTGTTTCCCTCCAGAACGTGATGGCAGACACATAAGGGCCACAGTGTTCCACAGTTCTACCGctctgtgaaaagaaaatgcacaaagaTCCCCTGAGACCCATGAGCTTTTCAGCAGTCCCGAAGCCAAATTGAATTGGAATTGATCAAATTTACAGTCATTTCAAGAcaaatttcccttttttctgtTCTCCTGAGCTCAGATTGAGGAATATGAAATGCACAACAAACTAGTACTAATGCATAACCAGTGTCACAAGCTCGCTTGGTTACCGTAATGTGCACCCTTACTTGTTTCTGCAAAGCTGAGGGGAACAACGGCCGAGACCATATATTTCTTGCAATGTCCACCGGTTCAGCTGTTGTTAGTTGGTGATGTTACAGCCTTTAGGCTTTTTCTAAAAGCATTGTCCTCTGAGAAATATTCTTTGCAAACATGTCTGCAAACGGTTGGAACAGCTTGGAATGTCACAAACTCTGCTCTTTGTTTCAATTTGCTGTACCTCAGCACGGATGTGGTTAAAGCCATGCTGGATATTTACCTCTAGCCTTGATAATTATATGTTTAGGGTTTAAATCGGACCCCCAATCACTCTATTCCAGTAAATTATAACATGCAGCATTTGATGAAAAGACTTTAGgtgaccatttttttttttttgcagtgcagcATTGCCAGCCACTTACACTGCTCGGCAGCCGCAGGAACAGTTAACAGGATTAGCCATGGCTTACATAAACATTTCCCATGGCAACAGTGCACAGGCGCTAGGCAGAAGCAGGGAGAGGAGCTGTCACCGGAAAACATCATCATGGCTCCGGTCAGCTGAGTGTCAGCTGCCTTCGATGCATGTGTTACAGCCATGTGGCTCCTGTCCCGGCTTAAAGTCTCTATCTCAGCCGATGCCGTAGTCAGGtcttggaaaataaataaataaataaaacaccgCAGCTGAGATGCTCTTTGTATGTTCAGTACGGTCTGTGCGCCACcgcgcttgtgtgtgtgtcagtgttttgtggCCTGCCGCTGTTGTGACAGTCTGGCAGTGATGCCTGAAATTATGTCCCGTTGGATATACTAGGCCTTTAGAATGGTTCGTTTCCCATAATTCCCTTAGGACAGACACATTGCTCACCGCCTCTTGGGCTCTGAGGGAGAGCGGAAGTCTCTACTGTATGTCTCTCGcaattttttgttaaatgtctcGGTTAATGTGTGGTCGACATTTTCTGTCCATGAAGACGTCAGGTTTGTCCGACCCCTGAAGGGGATGCTGGAGAATTTGGCATTTTCTCGTCCTATTCTGGCCTGCATAGCTCTTTGCTAAATGTCAAGGAAAAATTGACTTTCTACTAGCAACAAGCGTCAACACAGAAAACTGTATTCAGATTGTTTGTATGAATCGTTTTTAAAAGGAATTTATGGTCATGAAATATGTGCAACTCATTTTTCCTCTAATAGTTATTCACTTCCAGTCGCTGCTGTCAATTCGTCCACCTCCCTCATCTTTCCATGCGCATCTTCCTCCGTTGCTCCGTCCTTTCCCAtttgtccttttccttttgc encodes:
- the LOC137126361 gene encoding cyclin-Y-like protein 1, with amino-acid sequence MGGSVSCCISPGESPKIHRKEVELEECPITTTEDVSEDTGTYLQHISDRELPDELAQEANPSDHPRASTLFLNKSQTDVREKRKSNYTNHTSPGLLTKKYSSCSTIFIDDSTVSQPNLKSTIKCVALAIYYHIKNRDSNRSLDIFDEKKHPLTREKVPDDYSMVDPEHKLIYRFIRTLFSSAQLTAECAIVTLVYLERLLTYAEMDICPSNWKRIVLGAILLASKVWDDQAVWNVDYCQILKDITVEDMNEMERHFLELLQFNINVPASVYAKYYFDLRSLADDNNLNFPLEPLSNKRAQKLEAISRLCEDKYKDLSKSAMRRSVSVDNLVGIKNSPAVLS